In Ruania zhangjianzhongii, the following proteins share a genomic window:
- a CDS encoding carbohydrate ABC transporter permease: protein MTADPTRLAEPPGATARTSGGVLRRLRKDWWIYLFLLPTVLGYGAYTVYPLVASWWFALLDWPGFADQGTFIGIENFELLFADGLFWNSFRHSLVFLVAAVPLRVGLALFLAILLNRKQTPFKGLLRTLFFLPVVTTGAIIGVAFTLLLDGGGPISLALVKSGLLDSPVNFVADTGTSLFAGAAVWVWKWLGITMIYWLAALQTIPQDVHEAAMLDGAGPGREFRYITLPLLVPFLVIITLIDTVGALNVFDLMYTLTAGGPAFSSEVIEIFIYRTAFGASVPQLGYASAAAVLFGLITMGLAVAQAVGLRWARRATGGMK, encoded by the coding sequence ATGACGGCTGACCCGACTCGCCTGGCTGAACCCCCAGGGGCGACGGCCCGCACCAGCGGTGGTGTGCTGCGCCGGCTGCGCAAGGACTGGTGGATCTACCTGTTCCTGCTGCCGACGGTGCTGGGCTACGGCGCGTACACGGTGTACCCGCTCGTCGCCTCGTGGTGGTTCGCCCTCCTGGACTGGCCCGGCTTCGCCGATCAGGGCACCTTCATCGGCATCGAGAACTTCGAGCTGCTGTTCGCCGACGGACTGTTCTGGAACTCCTTCCGGCACTCGCTGGTGTTCCTGGTGGCCGCCGTTCCCCTGCGGGTCGGTCTCGCCCTGTTCCTCGCCATCCTGCTGAACCGGAAACAGACACCGTTCAAGGGATTGCTGCGCACGCTGTTCTTCCTGCCGGTAGTCACCACCGGGGCGATCATCGGCGTCGCTTTCACGCTGCTGCTCGACGGCGGCGGGCCGATCAGCCTCGCGCTGGTCAAGTCCGGACTACTGGACTCGCCAGTCAACTTCGTCGCCGACACTGGCACCTCCCTGTTCGCCGGTGCTGCGGTCTGGGTCTGGAAATGGCTGGGGATCACGATGATCTACTGGCTCGCCGCACTGCAGACGATCCCACAGGACGTGCACGAGGCAGCGATGCTCGACGGCGCTGGTCCCGGCCGGGAGTTCCGGTACATCACCTTGCCGCTGCTCGTGCCCTTCTTGGTGATCATCACCCTGATCGACACCGTCGGTGCGCTGAACGTGTTCGACCTGATGTACACGCTCACCGCAGGAGGGCCCGCCTTCTCCTCGGAGGTCATCGAGATCTTCATCTACCGGACGGCCTTCGGCGCCAGCGTCCCGCAGCTCGGCTACGCCTCGGCAGCGGCGGTGCTGTTCGGACTGATCACGATGGGTCTGGCCGTGGCGCAGGCAGTCGGGTTGCGCTGGGCGCGCCGGGCGACGGGAGGGATGAAATGA
- a CDS encoding DUF1330 domain-containing protein, producing the protein MNDVMAQNVATPRGYAVALLRDVELGPEIWQYMETIEATFAPFGGEWVIHGTSPHVVEGVWPGDLVIIGFPSLDAARAWYDSAEYAAILALRADHSEGAVALVEGVPDGYRAASTVAGMKAAAAVG; encoded by the coding sequence ATGAACGATGTGATGGCTCAGAACGTGGCGACACCCCGCGGCTACGCCGTGGCCCTGCTTCGCGACGTCGAGCTCGGCCCGGAGATCTGGCAGTACATGGAGACCATCGAGGCCACCTTCGCTCCGTTCGGCGGCGAGTGGGTCATCCATGGCACGTCGCCGCACGTCGTCGAAGGCGTCTGGCCCGGCGACCTGGTGATCATCGGCTTCCCGTCCCTGGACGCCGCGCGGGCCTGGTACGACTCCGCCGAGTACGCGGCGATCCTCGCCCTGCGCGCGGACCACTCCGAGGGCGCGGTCGCGCTGGTGGAAGGAGTGCCGGACGGCTACCGCGCCGCGAGCACCGTCGCCGGGATGAAGGCTGCGGCTGCAGTTGGGTGA
- a CDS encoding ABC transporter substrate-binding protein, which translates to MSARQTPTSSVPEWLSLDRRRFLGVTGSGALAAVLASCTGGGQSASEEDGEGGGDGTIQWWDQFRPLTQMLQEDLFDPYMAEHSGVTIERRQLAAADLGQALQVARRSNQLPDVHTLVGLDSAPAALVSEDWFQPISEFVDIESSPVADQIFDGMHRFDGAVYSVPLFSARQHQTIPWYNTELLTQAGVDPEDEPVTWDDLRAVARQVNDTTDAFGIFIPAQNPGYLSTVVNQLAMTAGAPGEIDWRTGEYIQDSDAFVAAVEFLLALQQDGLVHPASAAMIPRDALARWAAGEGAIFPWGPWFIGDLITESPEIVDRGLGCWSIPRPDAERRSVRAAPAGGVFWVSVDSGQPEVAADILLQMTGAEFQAALAGAMDQPPALLEAVETADVHPAYQDCVARFAEDVRIAPAPAIGHPEAWRVIAEMRPIDRDLGIILQSALSGEDIDVASELTTYRDAISAERDRALAAVQEEGIDVDLDAWVFSNWEPESDYAIEDYDAR; encoded by the coding sequence ATGAGTGCACGGCAAACCCCCACATCCAGCGTCCCCGAATGGCTTTCGCTCGATCGCCGACGGTTCCTCGGAGTCACCGGAAGCGGTGCGTTAGCAGCAGTCCTGGCGAGCTGTACCGGTGGTGGTCAGAGCGCATCGGAGGAGGACGGTGAAGGCGGAGGGGACGGCACGATCCAGTGGTGGGACCAGTTCCGCCCGTTGACCCAGATGCTCCAGGAGGACCTGTTCGACCCCTACATGGCCGAGCACTCCGGCGTCACCATCGAGCGGCGCCAGCTCGCCGCCGCCGACCTCGGGCAAGCACTGCAGGTAGCGCGTCGGAGCAATCAGCTCCCCGATGTGCATACTCTGGTCGGGTTGGACTCGGCGCCAGCGGCGTTGGTCAGCGAGGACTGGTTCCAGCCGATCAGCGAGTTCGTCGATATCGAGTCCAGCCCGGTGGCCGACCAGATCTTCGACGGCATGCACCGGTTCGACGGCGCCGTCTACTCGGTGCCGCTGTTCTCCGCGCGCCAGCACCAGACCATCCCCTGGTATAACACCGAATTGCTCACCCAGGCCGGCGTCGACCCGGAGGACGAGCCGGTCACCTGGGATGACCTGCGCGCGGTGGCGCGCCAGGTGAATGACACTACCGACGCCTTCGGGATCTTCATCCCGGCGCAGAACCCCGGCTACCTCAGCACCGTGGTGAACCAGCTCGCGATGACCGCAGGTGCGCCCGGGGAGATCGACTGGCGCACGGGCGAGTACATCCAGGACTCCGACGCGTTCGTGGCGGCCGTGGAGTTCCTGCTGGCACTGCAACAGGACGGGCTGGTGCACCCGGCCTCTGCGGCGATGATCCCGCGGGACGCGCTCGCTCGCTGGGCAGCCGGCGAAGGAGCGATCTTTCCGTGGGGACCGTGGTTCATCGGCGACCTGATTACCGAGTCCCCGGAGATCGTGGACCGCGGCCTGGGCTGCTGGTCCATCCCGCGACCGGACGCTGAGCGCCGGTCCGTGCGCGCCGCGCCGGCCGGTGGCGTGTTCTGGGTCTCGGTGGACTCCGGCCAGCCCGAGGTTGCGGCCGACATCCTCCTGCAGATGACCGGTGCGGAGTTCCAGGCAGCGCTGGCCGGTGCTATGGATCAGCCGCCGGCGCTGCTGGAGGCGGTCGAGACCGCTGATGTGCACCCCGCCTACCAGGACTGCGTCGCCCGGTTCGCCGAGGACGTCCGGATCGCACCGGCACCGGCGATCGGTCACCCGGAGGCCTGGCGGGTGATCGCCGAGATGCGCCCGATCGACCGCGACCTCGGCATCATCCTGCAGTCCGCGCTCAGCGGGGAGGACATCGACGTCGCCAGCGAGCTGACCACCTACCGGGACGCGATCAGTGCCGAGCGGGACCGCGCCCTGGCTGCGGTCCAGGAAGAGGGCATCGACGTTGATCTCGATGCCTGGGTGTTCTCCAACTGGGAGCCCGAGTCCGACTACGCGATCGAGGACTACGACGCACGATGA
- a CDS encoding helicase C-terminal domain-containing protein translates to MSAWLPMSLAPTLERDPDGTYLTAFGRAPADSGLPVGLVLCRLLSTLPGEGVVSADDVAALLRWYHPVANTVPGSIEHTWAEAHQLGLFADGALTPLGAAVSTGDNEAATELLDQVLPAQSNQVMFGSDLTIVIPGSPDPAAVDLLDVLAAREGHGVVGTWRVSEGSVRGALDSGYAVEDLIVALRRLAGQDLPQALEYLLRDVARKHGHLEVRPAAAVITSADEPLLAEVVASKSVRTLGLSMVAPTVAVSDRPVEQVLASLRKAGYLPVEMDDGGAPVVQLRRPAGMAESGEPAEPGDTSGPGAGLDDLDEVDEPAEDDFQATVEDFLASIRGEQQPSRPRPEPETAAEVAQRLITGAGAPDTPGEEGGLEQQIAADARHLTSAEVHELADAVQQSRPVQIRYRSAADGVSMRVVSELEVLGGHLAGYCHSKQGDRTFRLDQILAVSPAPF, encoded by the coding sequence GTGTCCGCCTGGCTGCCGATGAGCCTGGCGCCCACCCTGGAGCGCGATCCGGACGGGACCTATCTGACGGCGTTCGGGCGGGCGCCGGCGGACTCCGGGCTGCCGGTCGGTCTCGTGCTCTGCCGGCTGCTCTCCACCCTCCCCGGCGAGGGTGTCGTCTCCGCCGACGATGTCGCCGCGCTGCTCCGCTGGTATCACCCGGTTGCCAATACGGTGCCCGGCTCCATCGAGCACACCTGGGCCGAGGCGCACCAGCTCGGCCTGTTCGCCGACGGCGCGCTCACCCCGCTGGGCGCCGCAGTCTCCACGGGGGATAACGAGGCCGCGACCGAGCTGCTGGACCAGGTGCTGCCCGCGCAGAGCAACCAGGTGATGTTCGGTTCCGACCTGACGATCGTGATCCCAGGAAGTCCGGACCCGGCCGCTGTAGACCTGCTCGACGTTCTTGCTGCCCGGGAGGGCCACGGAGTGGTGGGGACCTGGCGGGTGAGCGAAGGATCGGTGCGTGGCGCGCTCGACTCGGGCTACGCCGTCGAGGATCTGATCGTGGCGCTGCGCCGGCTGGCCGGCCAGGACCTGCCGCAGGCGCTGGAGTACCTCCTGCGGGATGTCGCCCGGAAGCACGGGCACTTGGAAGTGCGTCCTGCCGCGGCGGTGATCACCTCGGCCGATGAGCCGCTGCTGGCCGAGGTGGTGGCATCGAAGAGCGTCCGCACCCTGGGCCTGAGCATGGTGGCGCCCACCGTGGCGGTCTCCGATCGGCCGGTGGAGCAGGTGCTCGCCTCGTTGCGTAAGGCCGGGTACCTGCCGGTGGAGATGGACGACGGCGGCGCTCCGGTGGTGCAGCTCCGTCGCCCGGCCGGCATGGCCGAGTCCGGCGAGCCGGCTGAGCCAGGCGACACGTCCGGTCCGGGCGCGGGACTCGATGATCTCGACGAGGTGGACGAGCCCGCCGAGGACGATTTTCAGGCGACCGTCGAGGATTTCCTTGCCTCGATACGTGGCGAACAGCAGCCGTCGCGGCCGCGACCAGAGCCGGAGACTGCTGCCGAGGTCGCGCAGCGACTGATCACCGGAGCCGGCGCACCCGACACTCCCGGCGAGGAGGGAGGCCTGGAGCAGCAGATCGCTGCCGATGCCCGGCACCTGACGTCGGCGGAGGTGCACGAGCTCGCCGACGCGGTGCAGCAGTCCCGACCGGTGCAGATCCGCTACCGCTCGGCCGCTGACGGAGTGAGCATGCGGGTGGTGTCAGAGTTGGAGGTGCTGGGTGGGCACTTGGCCGGCTACTGCCACAGCAAACAGGGCGACCGCACCTTCCGCCTCGATCAGATCCTGGCCGTGTCACCGGCGCCCTTCTGA
- a CDS encoding sulfatase-like hydrolase/transferase codes for MTSSTRPNIVLVMTDQQRAGLTGGEGGPDTMPRLDALLADGVRFDRAYTSSPACVPARTSLLTGRFPSAHHVRQNSTGRHAQYATDLLDVLRGAGYALHFSGKPHMHPGPEDFDTFHGPFLHDGGPQAGQQHAAFDTWLSELDHSVSEEPTPFPVESQLPYRIVDGAIDAVADEEDQPFFLWLSFPEPHNPYQVAEPYFSMFDEAEVPERLAGPEALERLGWRYRWLHRLIEEKRPGFDQEWRRYRANYLGMLRLIDDQIGRLLDHLGERAENTVFLFLSDHGDYFGDYGLQRKGAGMPDALMRIPLAISGPGITSQHRTELVSMVDLLPTIAEWLEEPIPAGVQGRSLAPLLRGLEAPATEFGSVLGEAGYGGVSYTEHDRPPLHFPYEGSTFDELNSVTQSGEMRMVVEGRFKLIVDDRGEDVLYDLADDPAETENLSDDPAYREVREALYRRLVQWLMRAADDLPEGHYTPNVRAHNWRWA; via the coding sequence ATGACATCGAGCACGCGGCCGAACATCGTCCTGGTGATGACCGATCAGCAGCGGGCCGGACTCACCGGCGGTGAGGGCGGCCCGGACACGATGCCCCGCCTCGACGCGCTCCTGGCCGACGGAGTCCGATTCGACCGCGCCTACACCAGCTCCCCGGCCTGCGTGCCGGCCCGCACCAGCCTGCTCACCGGCCGGTTCCCCAGCGCACACCACGTGCGGCAGAACAGCACCGGCCGGCACGCCCAGTACGCCACCGACTTGCTCGATGTGCTCCGTGGCGCCGGCTACGCACTGCACTTCAGCGGCAAGCCGCATATGCATCCCGGGCCGGAGGACTTCGATACCTTCCACGGCCCGTTCCTGCACGACGGCGGTCCTCAGGCCGGGCAACAGCACGCCGCCTTCGATACGTGGTTGAGCGAGCTGGACCACTCGGTCTCGGAGGAGCCCACACCGTTCCCGGTGGAGAGCCAGCTGCCCTACCGGATCGTCGACGGTGCGATCGACGCGGTCGCAGACGAGGAGGATCAGCCGTTCTTCCTCTGGCTGTCCTTCCCGGAGCCGCACAATCCGTATCAGGTTGCTGAGCCGTACTTCAGCATGTTCGACGAGGCCGAGGTTCCCGAGCGGCTCGCCGGTCCGGAGGCGTTGGAGCGGCTCGGCTGGCGCTACCGCTGGCTGCACCGGCTGATCGAGGAGAAGCGGCCCGGCTTCGACCAGGAGTGGCGGCGCTACCGAGCGAACTACCTTGGCATGCTCCGCCTGATCGACGACCAGATCGGCCGGCTCCTGGACCACCTCGGCGAGAGGGCCGAGAACACCGTGTTCCTTTTCCTCAGCGACCACGGTGACTACTTCGGTGACTACGGGTTGCAGCGCAAGGGCGCCGGGATGCCGGACGCACTGATGCGCATCCCGCTCGCGATCAGCGGGCCCGGGATCACCTCCCAGCACCGCACCGAGCTCGTCTCCATGGTGGACCTGCTCCCCACGATCGCCGAGTGGCTGGAGGAGCCGATCCCCGCCGGAGTGCAGGGCCGGTCACTGGCTCCTCTGCTGCGGGGCTTGGAAGCCCCGGCCACCGAGTTCGGCAGCGTCCTCGGCGAAGCAGGCTACGGCGGCGTCTCCTACACCGAGCACGACCGCCCGCCGCTGCACTTCCCTTACGAGGGCTCCACCTTCGACGAGCTGAACAGCGTCACCCAGAGCGGTGAGATGCGCATGGTCGTCGAAGGCCGCTTCAAGCTGATCGTCGACGATCGCGGTGAGGACGTGCTCTACGACCTAGCCGACGATCCCGCCGAGACCGAGAACCTCAGCGACGACCCCGCCTACCGCGAGGTTCGCGAGGCTCTCTACCGCAGGCTCGTCCAGTGGCTGATGCGCGCCGCTGACGACCTGCCTGAAGGGCATTACACCCCGAACGTCCGGGCCCACAACTGGCGTTGGGCCTGA
- a CDS encoding carbohydrate ABC transporter permease gives MRRAVAGGLARAQGWRRVFARPGNTMTFLGLLLLGVMWIYPFIWLLSASLKTQPEIFGSGLGLLPDQPIWENYARAWTTVGFDRYFLNTVIITGGTVLLIVVRSALAGYVLGRYKFIGKKVLIVVFVVTFFLPEGYTIIPVVQLTDQLGLLNTYLGVILGLGAGGQVAATLLYAGYFSGLPKELEESARIDGAGPFRIFAQVMLPLSWPITATVVILNFLFAWNTYLLPLVFTLSEPAMRTLAVGMTAFVGEYSTDWSGLAAAAMISLVPVMAVFIALQRKFVDSIAGAVKQ, from the coding sequence ATGAGGCGCGCGGTGGCCGGCGGCCTCGCCCGCGCGCAAGGATGGCGCCGAGTGTTCGCTCGGCCCGGGAACACGATGACCTTCCTTGGCCTGCTACTGCTCGGCGTGATGTGGATCTACCCGTTCATCTGGCTGCTCTCGGCATCGCTGAAGACCCAGCCGGAGATCTTCGGCTCCGGTCTGGGTCTGCTGCCCGATCAGCCGATCTGGGAGAACTACGCCAGGGCCTGGACGACCGTCGGCTTCGACCGCTACTTCCTGAACACGGTGATCATCACCGGCGGCACCGTGCTGCTCATCGTGGTCCGTAGCGCACTCGCCGGCTACGTACTCGGCCGGTACAAGTTCATCGGCAAGAAGGTCCTGATCGTCGTCTTCGTGGTGACCTTCTTCCTGCCGGAGGGGTACACGATCATCCCGGTGGTCCAGCTGACCGACCAGCTCGGCCTGCTGAACACCTATCTCGGGGTGATCCTCGGCCTCGGCGCAGGCGGCCAGGTGGCTGCGACGCTGCTGTACGCCGGGTACTTCAGTGGGCTGCCCAAGGAGCTCGAGGAGAGCGCCCGGATCGACGGCGCCGGACCGTTCCGGATCTTCGCCCAGGTGATGCTGCCGCTGTCCTGGCCGATCACCGCCACGGTAGTGATCCTGAACTTCCTGTTCGCCTGGAACACCTACCTGCTCCCGTTGGTATTCACTCTCAGCGAGCCGGCGATGCGCACCCTCGCGGTCGGGATGACTGCGTTCGTCGGGGAGTACAGCACCGACTGGTCCGGCCTCGCCGCCGCGGCGATGATCTCGCTGGTCCCAGTGATGGCCGTGTTCATCGCGCTGCAGCGGAAATTCGTGGACAGCATCGCTGGAGCAGTCAAGCAATGA